One Stenotrophomonas sp. SAU14A_NAIMI4_5 DNA segment encodes these proteins:
- a CDS encoding acyltransferase has product MKGSERQDGLQALRLVAALLVVITHASFYTHERLSSEMPVWSPGAIGVDIFFVISGFVMMLTADGFMNRPDGWKVFAARRVLRIVPMYWLATSIKLISLLVVPSVVLHAELEPSKVVLSYLLLPSTNVDGRFEPLLGVGWTLIFEMFFYAVFTLALVLRTNVIAFVGSVLGVCILISAFREPSWNAATMYFNPIVGFFFVGMVFALIKDKIDARVLLAASVVGLAALALGNMFFGVEIAAKARSVGGFLTASLIVLLCIGAEPLLKGRVPKWILFLGEASYALYLFHPLISPAVPEVLKRLGVDAPALSVILSVAAALVGASIIHVAIEKPVTRWLRPFVPYADGNRNRAAGIGLSKH; this is encoded by the coding sequence ATGAAGGGAAGTGAACGACAGGATGGCCTCCAGGCGCTGAGACTGGTCGCTGCGCTTCTGGTAGTCATCACTCATGCAAGTTTCTACACGCACGAACGCCTGAGTAGTGAAATGCCGGTGTGGAGCCCTGGCGCCATCGGCGTGGACATCTTCTTCGTCATCAGTGGCTTCGTCATGATGCTTACTGCAGATGGCTTCATGAATCGCCCCGATGGCTGGAAGGTGTTCGCGGCACGCCGGGTTCTCCGAATCGTGCCGATGTACTGGCTGGCGACATCAATAAAGCTCATTTCGCTGCTGGTTGTACCGAGCGTCGTGCTGCACGCGGAACTGGAGCCGTCCAAGGTAGTGCTCTCGTATCTACTTCTGCCCAGCACAAACGTCGATGGACGCTTCGAACCACTGCTGGGTGTCGGCTGGACGCTCATCTTTGAAATGTTTTTCTACGCCGTGTTTACGCTCGCTCTGGTGTTGCGCACCAACGTGATCGCGTTCGTCGGATCAGTGCTGGGTGTCTGCATTCTGATCTCCGCATTCCGGGAACCGAGCTGGAACGCGGCAACCATGTACTTCAACCCCATCGTTGGCTTCTTTTTCGTGGGCATGGTCTTCGCGTTGATCAAGGACAAGATCGATGCCCGGGTGCTGTTGGCGGCAAGTGTGGTCGGATTGGCCGCCCTGGCCCTGGGCAACATGTTCTTCGGGGTTGAGATCGCCGCGAAGGCGCGTTCAGTCGGTGGCTTCCTCACTGCCAGTTTGATCGTACTGCTGTGCATCGGCGCCGAACCCCTGCTGAAGGGTCGGGTGCCGAAATGGATCCTGTTCCTCGGTGAGGCATCCTACGCACTCTATCTTTTCCACCCATTGATTTCGCCGGCGGTCCCGGAAGTCCTCAAGCGACTCGGCGTCGACGCCCCGGCCTTGTCGGTGATACTGAGTGTGGCCGCTGCACTAGTGGGCGCTTCGATCATCCACGTGGCCATCGAGAAACCTGTCACGCGATGGCTGAGACCCTTCGTTCCCTATGCGGATGGAAATCGCAACAGAGCGGCAGGGATTGGCCTTTCAAAGCATTGA
- a CDS encoding glycosyltransferase family 4 protein — translation MSIRTLHVTNAYPCKGTPEYGVFVKEQIESLPETVQSSVVFINGREEGKKAYFSAISAIRGRMGECDVVHCHHAYSLFVAALAGVPGRKPIVLSFLNDWTYEVKGLRVEWIKQLACKLAVSLSSRVIFKSPVPAELKGNSKVLNLPNGVDSEFFQIMDRASAKAELGLSADVHYLLFVSSKNKFREQKRYDIFSSVVEKVRLDNPGMKIEELVMVGQERRKVPLMFAAASVHVLTSDYEGSPNSVKESLCCGTPVVARDVGNVRDMLADVPGSAVVADSDPVQIANAVASVLSQRVPAERIREAFLATGITRTRIAQRLTGIYAELAGKSHELQPPGDATMTGEAP, via the coding sequence ATGAGCATCAGAACACTGCATGTTACAAATGCGTATCCGTGCAAGGGGACGCCGGAGTACGGAGTCTTCGTCAAGGAGCAAATCGAATCACTGCCAGAGACAGTGCAGAGTTCGGTTGTGTTCATCAATGGACGGGAAGAAGGAAAGAAGGCTTATTTTTCCGCCATATCTGCGATCCGCGGCAGGATGGGAGAATGTGATGTGGTGCATTGCCATCACGCCTATTCCCTGTTCGTCGCAGCGCTGGCTGGAGTTCCTGGCAGGAAGCCAATCGTCCTCTCCTTCCTCAACGACTGGACGTATGAAGTGAAGGGCCTGCGGGTGGAGTGGATCAAGCAGCTGGCGTGCAAGCTTGCGGTTTCACTGTCGTCGCGGGTCATATTCAAGAGCCCGGTCCCGGCCGAATTGAAAGGCAACAGCAAGGTCCTGAACCTTCCGAACGGCGTTGACTCGGAGTTCTTTCAGATCATGGACAGAGCATCCGCAAAAGCAGAGCTTGGCCTGTCTGCCGATGTCCATTACCTGCTGTTCGTGAGTTCGAAGAACAAGTTCCGGGAGCAGAAGCGCTACGATATTTTCAGCAGTGTTGTTGAGAAGGTCAGACTCGACAATCCGGGCATGAAGATCGAGGAGCTGGTCATGGTCGGACAGGAGAGGCGGAAGGTGCCCCTGATGTTTGCGGCCGCCTCGGTGCATGTACTCACCTCTGACTACGAGGGCTCTCCGAACTCGGTGAAGGAATCACTGTGCTGTGGGACGCCTGTGGTAGCTCGCGATGTGGGCAATGTCAGGGACATGCTTGCCGATGTCCCCGGCTCCGCCGTGGTGGCGGACAGCGATCCCGTGCAGATCGCAAACGCGGTAGCGTCCGTGCTGTCGCAACGTGTGCCAGCGGAGCGAATCCGCGAAGCGTTCCTGGCAACTGGAATAACCCGGACACGGATCGCGCAGCGACTGACCGGGATATATGCCGAACTGGCCGGAAAAAGCCATGAGCTGCAGCCTCCTGGGGATGCAACCATGACGGGAGAAGCGCCATGA
- a CDS encoding DUF1972 domain-containing protein yields the protein MSRTLRILGIRGLPAAHGGFETFAEYLSLYLVERGWRVVVYCQEDEGSEIWEDTWNGIERVHIPVSRPGPAGTIVFDWKSIAHAAQHRDACLTLGYNTAVFCARLRASGICNVINMDGIEWSRAKWGAIAKVWFWLNDWAGCWLGNHLVADHPEIKRHLSSRTREAKITTIAYGAERVVDAPAAPVIALGLQPHRYLTLIARAEPENSVLEVVRAFSRRPRGLKLLVLGNYSTEHPYQKSVLDAASDEVLFAGAIYDKEIVQALRFHCAAYVHGHQVGGTNPSLVEALGAGNAVIAHDNRFNRWVAGEGARYFGTEDAFAEVLDAISKSPELLEQMKQSSLQRFQNGLTWPSILAQYEQLLEKFA from the coding sequence ATGAGCCGGACGCTTCGGATTCTCGGCATTCGAGGTTTGCCCGCTGCCCACGGTGGCTTCGAGACGTTTGCAGAGTATTTGTCACTTTACCTGGTCGAGCGCGGCTGGAGGGTTGTCGTCTACTGCCAGGAAGACGAAGGCAGCGAAATCTGGGAGGACACGTGGAATGGCATCGAGCGCGTGCACATTCCCGTCTCCAGGCCAGGTCCTGCTGGGACGATCGTGTTTGACTGGAAGTCCATTGCCCATGCGGCGCAGCATCGCGACGCGTGCCTGACACTTGGTTATAACACCGCGGTATTCTGCGCGCGGCTCCGGGCCAGCGGCATTTGCAATGTCATCAATATGGATGGCATTGAGTGGTCACGCGCCAAGTGGGGAGCCATCGCAAAAGTCTGGTTCTGGCTCAACGACTGGGCCGGGTGCTGGCTTGGCAACCATCTGGTTGCCGACCATCCCGAGATCAAGCGGCATCTTTCCAGCCGCACCCGCGAGGCGAAGATCACCACGATCGCTTACGGCGCCGAAAGAGTCGTCGATGCGCCCGCCGCGCCGGTCATTGCGCTGGGACTGCAGCCGCACCGCTACTTGACCTTGATCGCCCGCGCCGAGCCCGAGAACTCCGTTCTGGAAGTGGTCCGTGCATTCTCGCGCAGGCCTAGGGGACTGAAACTGCTGGTACTGGGTAACTATTCCACTGAGCATCCGTACCAGAAGTCCGTTCTGGATGCCGCCAGCGACGAGGTGCTCTTCGCAGGCGCTATTTATGACAAGGAGATCGTGCAGGCACTTCGTTTCCACTGCGCTGCCTATGTACATGGTCACCAGGTGGGAGGAACCAATCCTTCGCTGGTCGAAGCTTTGGGCGCGGGAAATGCCGTCATTGCCCACGACAACCGTTTCAATCGCTGGGTCGCTGGTGAAGGTGCACGCTATTTCGGTACGGAAGATGCCTTTGCCGAGGTGCTGGATGCGATCAGCAAATCTCCTGAGCTGCTGGAGCAGATGAAGCAGTCCAGCCTCCAGCGATTCCAGAACGGCCTGACTTGGCCCAGCATCCTGGCCCAGTACGAGCAGCTGCTGGAGAAGTTCGCCTGA
- a CDS encoding DKNYY domain-containing protein, translating into MAWQKISDQPDQRFLGPFRIEFWRIHEGRVFHQGRLLRKADAASFEFIPAHFFIGRDAHAVYHAWTRQTSIDRDSFRQCGEYWLDDHAVYFEYETSLKSLAGADCTTFRDLGGGYGADDQGGWYCGRRMKHCLRGDLLQGVAEDPLYAVDDSNVYCDGKPLPGVDRARWQLLDGCFSGDGSRVYYLERKLPRVDAATWRWLEGSWSRDATQLFTMHLVEKDAGVRALHGFE; encoded by the coding sequence ATGGCATGGCAGAAGATCAGCGACCAGCCGGACCAGCGTTTCCTCGGTCCGTTCCGCATCGAATTCTGGCGCATCCACGAGGGCCGGGTGTTCCACCAGGGCCGGCTGCTGCGCAAGGCCGATGCAGCGAGCTTCGAGTTCATTCCGGCGCACTTCTTCATCGGGCGCGATGCGCACGCGGTCTACCACGCGTGGACCCGGCAGACCTCCATCGACCGCGACAGCTTTCGCCAGTGTGGCGAATACTGGCTGGACGACCATGCCGTCTACTTCGAGTACGAGACCTCGCTGAAGTCGCTGGCCGGGGCGGACTGCACAACGTTCCGCGATCTCGGTGGCGGCTACGGGGCCGATGACCAGGGCGGCTGGTACTGCGGCCGGCGGATGAAGCACTGCCTGCGTGGCGACCTGCTGCAGGGGGTGGCAGAGGACCCGCTGTACGCCGTTGATGACAGCAACGTCTACTGCGACGGGAAGCCGCTGCCCGGGGTGGATCGCGCGCGCTGGCAGCTGCTGGACGGGTGCTTCTCGGGTGATGGCAGCCGGGTCTACTACCTGGAACGGAAGCTGCCGCGGGTGGACGCGGCGACGTGGCGCTGGCTGGAGGGGAGCTGGTCGCGGGATGCGACGCAGTTGTTCACCATGCATCTGGTGGAGAAGGATGCCGGGGTGCGGGCGCTGCATGGGTTTGAGTGA
- a CDS encoding Gfo/Idh/MocA family oxidoreductase, with amino-acid sequence MKRREFIAASAAVATSSLLPQTPAWAAGRKVRLAMIGTGMRGLVLLKELVRRDDVEVVALCDIEPIMLGRGVEMVTKAGKPAPKAYGQDRDINAWKRLLEQKGIDGVIIATPWQYHAPMAIAAMQAGVAVGCEVVAGITLQDHWDVLKTQLETRTPYMLLENVCYRRDVMAALQMVRQGLFGELVHLQAGYQHDLREVKFNSGDPNQPYDSGVEFGPKGWSEARWRTEHSVQRNGELYPSHGIGPCAMYTGINRGNRFTHINAFASKARGLHEYTVAKSGGTTHPSTKVKFKLGDIVTTTLACENGETIILQHDTSLPRPYSLGFRVQGTKGLWMDVNHSIHIEGRSPPHQWEEFKTYQDQYEHPLWKQNADTAASAGHGGMDWFVIHAFVEALKAKAPMPIDIYDAVTWSAITPLSEQSIANSFQTLEFPDFTAGAWKQRKPIFAFDGKY; translated from the coding sequence ATGAAGCGTAGGGAGTTCATCGCGGCCAGTGCCGCCGTCGCCACCAGCAGCCTGTTGCCGCAGACGCCCGCCTGGGCCGCTGGGCGCAAGGTGCGCCTGGCCATGATCGGTACCGGCATGCGTGGCCTGGTGCTGCTGAAGGAGCTGGTGCGCCGGGACGACGTGGAGGTGGTCGCGCTGTGCGACATCGAGCCGATCATGCTCGGCCGTGGCGTGGAAATGGTGACCAAGGCCGGCAAGCCCGCGCCGAAGGCCTATGGCCAGGACCGCGACATCAACGCGTGGAAGCGCCTGCTGGAACAGAAGGGCATCGATGGCGTGATCATCGCCACGCCGTGGCAGTACCACGCGCCGATGGCGATTGCCGCGATGCAGGCCGGCGTGGCCGTGGGCTGCGAAGTAGTGGCCGGCATCACCCTGCAGGACCACTGGGACGTGCTGAAGACCCAGCTGGAAACGCGCACGCCGTACATGTTGCTGGAAAACGTCTGCTACCGCCGCGACGTGATGGCCGCGCTGCAGATGGTGCGGCAGGGCCTGTTCGGCGAGCTGGTGCACCTGCAGGCGGGCTACCAGCACGATCTGCGCGAGGTGAAGTTCAATTCCGGCGATCCCAATCAGCCTTATGACAGCGGCGTGGAGTTCGGCCCCAAGGGCTGGAGCGAAGCGCGCTGGCGCACCGAGCATTCGGTGCAGCGCAATGGCGAGCTGTACCCCAGCCACGGCATCGGCCCGTGCGCGATGTACACCGGCATCAACCGCGGCAACCGCTTCACCCACATCAATGCATTTGCCAGCAAGGCGCGTGGCCTGCACGAGTACACGGTGGCCAAGAGTGGCGGCACCACCCACCCCAGCACCAAGGTGAAGTTCAAGCTGGGCGACATCGTCACCACCACCCTGGCCTGCGAGAACGGCGAGACCATCATCCTGCAGCACGACACCTCGCTGCCGCGTCCGTATTCGCTGGGCTTCCGCGTGCAGGGCACCAAGGGCCTGTGGATGGACGTGAACCATTCGATCCACATCGAAGGCCGCAGCCCGCCGCACCAGTGGGAAGAGTTCAAGACCTACCAGGACCAGTACGAACACCCGCTGTGGAAGCAGAACGCCGACACCGCCGCCAGCGCCGGCCACGGTGGCATGGACTGGTTCGTCATCCACGCCTTCGTGGAAGCGCTGAAGGCCAAGGCGCCGATGCCGATCGACATCTACGATGCGGTGACCTGGAGCGCGATCACGCCGCTGTCCGAGCAGTCGATTGCCAACAGCTTCCAGACGCTGGAATTCCCGGATTTCACCGCCGGCGCGTGGAAGCAGCGCAAGCCGATCTTCGCATTCGACGGCAAGTACTGA
- a CDS encoding TonB-dependent receptor, with translation MLPARHPRPPCRSFAPLSLAIAGVLLSIALPAAAQDSKDNATDLARIEVTGSNIRRTDVETASPVQVISKQDIQNMGARTLLQVLDNLPAARPAQQDSRSLFTGSDGASQANLRGLGAQGTLVLLNGRRLSYYGAPAGFQTQFVNIDAIPAAAIERMEVLTDGASAVYGTDAVAGVINVITKRNFQGAEINFTNDTSSRIDSYGERQASITAGFGDLTENRFNVYGAVNMYRRDAIPLSDFYDKRPSQYYVNNPNYLTNLRLGVGSKPGQFNPGTYFAFDPVTGRRVQEAAPGCQNVLQGQAAGPSCVWETWMNNEIDAGAKSERNTAYLNGTFLVGDNTEIFAEATYTDIDLRANGGTPRTYSTTTGNPTSWFSRDTGTSVNQFLYPYLGPNNEYNHASPELKAMMGGVVGLQYLLQDAGANYFGQRNTDQSYRVLTGARGNVGDWNWETAFATAGTHSTTYQTINVNLKGFEKAFGPYSVDPGTGRVIISDHPAYKFGEISEANAALIREAFPTFDIQSWTRLHTLDGKIEGPLFQLPAGEMRAAFGFNASRETFYTPGNPDAAAGLITQQGGSWFDGARNTYALFSETVAPITDKLELDAALRVDKYPNFSANVAPKIGFKYQAFKQLMLRGTYSTGFRAPSLAESGSGGVFAQLGGYRDEVRCAETNAIADLLRQSQRAGDVDLGKSLANVDCSRTVARMTQPNQDLKPEKAKIATLGFVYEPASWLSVSADYWFIYRNNEIVAPDFSRDTDIISSSRSPITDADRANLAQLAAMCADPASGVSCPAVLPGYSVGNVASVVGQYKNRGKTLVDGFDIDARSRFSLGEWGGLNVGLAATIANRNRYYMDDESGWYYGDVVGYYNNPRLRATLNADWTYKQVTTSMFVNYVGGTKWARDRVDEVDNNKETCTAGFLALEASKCDGAPSWWTANLSVTWRPDDAWNLSFTVKNLFDRLPFYDPNSFLGDSSDYATIFGRGYSVTVGYRFK, from the coding sequence ATGTTGCCCGCACGCCACCCCCGTCCGCCCTGTCGTTCCTTCGCCCCGCTGTCGCTGGCCATCGCCGGCGTACTGCTGTCGATCGCCCTGCCTGCTGCCGCCCAGGACAGCAAGGACAACGCCACCGATCTGGCCCGCATCGAAGTCACCGGCTCCAACATCCGCCGCACCGACGTTGAAACCGCATCGCCGGTGCAGGTGATCAGCAAGCAGGACATCCAGAACATGGGTGCGCGCACGCTGCTGCAGGTGCTGGACAACCTGCCGGCCGCGCGACCCGCGCAGCAGGATTCGCGTTCGCTGTTCACCGGCTCGGACGGCGCCTCGCAGGCCAACCTGCGTGGGCTGGGCGCGCAGGGCACGCTGGTGCTGTTGAACGGCCGCCGCCTGTCGTACTACGGCGCACCGGCAGGCTTCCAGACCCAGTTCGTCAACATCGATGCGATCCCGGCCGCGGCCATCGAACGCATGGAAGTGCTGACCGACGGCGCCTCGGCGGTGTACGGCACCGATGCGGTGGCCGGCGTCATCAACGTGATCACCAAGCGCAACTTCCAGGGCGCGGAGATCAACTTCACCAACGACACCTCTTCGCGCATTGACTCCTACGGCGAGCGCCAGGCCAGCATCACCGCCGGCTTCGGCGACCTGACCGAGAACCGCTTCAACGTCTATGGCGCGGTGAACATGTACCGCCGCGACGCGATTCCGCTCAGCGATTTCTACGACAAGCGCCCCAGCCAGTACTACGTCAACAACCCCAACTACCTAACCAACCTGCGCCTGGGCGTGGGCAGCAAGCCGGGCCAGTTCAACCCGGGCACCTACTTCGCCTTCGATCCGGTCACCGGCCGCCGCGTGCAGGAAGCCGCGCCGGGCTGCCAGAACGTGCTGCAGGGCCAGGCCGCCGGCCCCAGCTGCGTCTGGGAAACGTGGATGAACAACGAGATCGATGCCGGCGCCAAATCCGAGCGCAATACCGCCTACCTCAACGGCACCTTCCTGGTGGGCGACAACACCGAGATCTTCGCCGAGGCCACCTACACCGACATCGACCTGCGCGCCAATGGCGGCACGCCGCGCACCTACAGCACCACCACCGGCAACCCGACCAGCTGGTTCTCGCGTGATACCGGCACCTCGGTCAACCAGTTCCTGTACCCGTACCTGGGCCCGAACAACGAGTACAACCACGCCAGCCCAGAACTGAAGGCGATGATGGGCGGCGTGGTCGGCCTGCAGTACCTGCTGCAGGATGCCGGCGCCAACTACTTCGGCCAGCGCAACACCGACCAGAGCTACCGCGTGCTGACCGGCGCGCGTGGCAACGTCGGCGACTGGAACTGGGAAACCGCGTTCGCTACCGCCGGTACGCACTCCACCACCTACCAGACCATCAACGTCAACCTGAAGGGCTTCGAGAAGGCCTTCGGTCCGTACTCGGTGGATCCGGGCACCGGCCGGGTCATCATCTCCGACCACCCGGCGTACAAGTTCGGCGAGATCAGCGAGGCCAACGCAGCGCTGATCCGCGAGGCTTTCCCGACCTTCGACATCCAGTCCTGGACGCGCCTGCACACCCTGGACGGCAAGATCGAAGGCCCGCTGTTCCAGCTGCCTGCCGGTGAGATGCGCGCGGCCTTCGGCTTCAACGCCAGCCGCGAAACCTTCTACACCCCGGGCAACCCGGATGCTGCCGCCGGCCTGATCACCCAGCAGGGTGGCTCGTGGTTCGACGGCGCACGCAACACCTATGCGCTGTTCTCCGAAACCGTTGCGCCGATCACCGACAAGCTGGAACTGGACGCGGCGCTGCGCGTGGACAAGTACCCGAACTTCAGCGCCAACGTCGCACCGAAGATCGGCTTCAAGTACCAGGCCTTCAAGCAGCTGATGCTGCGCGGTACCTATTCCACCGGCTTCCGCGCGCCCAGCCTGGCCGAGTCGGGCAGTGGTGGTGTGTTCGCCCAGCTGGGCGGCTACCGCGATGAGGTGCGCTGCGCCGAGACCAACGCCATCGCCGACCTGCTGCGGCAGTCGCAGCGTGCCGGTGACGTGGACCTGGGCAAGAGCCTGGCCAACGTCGACTGCAGCCGCACCGTCGCGCGCATGACCCAGCCCAACCAGGACCTGAAGCCGGAGAAGGCCAAGATCGCGACCCTGGGCTTTGTCTACGAGCCGGCGAGCTGGCTGTCGGTGTCGGCGGATTACTGGTTCATCTACCGCAACAACGAGATCGTCGCGCCGGACTTCAGCCGCGATACCGACATCATCTCCTCCTCGCGCTCGCCGATCACCGATGCCGACCGCGCCAACCTGGCCCAGCTGGCGGCGATGTGCGCCGACCCGGCCAGCGGCGTGAGCTGCCCGGCCGTGCTGCCCGGCTACAGCGTGGGCAACGTGGCCAGCGTGGTGGGCCAGTACAAGAACCGCGGCAAGACCCTGGTCGACGGCTTCGACATCGATGCACGCAGCCGCTTCTCGCTGGGTGAATGGGGCGGGCTGAACGTCGGCCTGGCCGCCACCATCGCCAACCGCAACCGCTACTACATGGATGACGAAAGCGGCTGGTACTACGGCGACGTGGTGGGCTACTACAACAACCCGCGCCTGCGCGCCACGCTCAACGCCGACTGGACCTACAAGCAGGTGACCACCAGCATGTTCGTCAACTACGTGGGCGGCACCAAGTGGGCGCGCGACCGCGTGGACGAAGTGGACAACAACAAGGAGACCTGCACCGCCGGTTTCCTGGCCCTGGAAGCCAGCAAGTGCGATGGCGCACCGTCGTGGTGGACCGCCAACCTGAGCGTCACCTGGCGCCCGGATGATGCCTGGAACCTCAGCTTCACCGTCAAGAACCTGTTCGATCGCCTGCCGTTCTACGATCCGAACAGCTTCCTGGGCGATTCCAGCGATTACGCCACCATCTTCGGCCGCGGCTACAGTGTGACCGTCGGCTACCGGTTCAAGTGA